GTCGACTTAACTAAACTGAATCCCGAGCAACTGAATGCCGTGAAACAACAATTCGACCAAGAGTTGCAGCATTTCACACAGTCATTGCAAGCATTGACCATGGCCAAAAGCAAGTTTACAGAATGCATGGATGATATCAAAACTGTTTCCAAAgcagaaaatgaaggacAAAAGCTGCTTATTCCCGCCTCTGCATCGTTATACATCCCAGGTAAGATTGTagacaataaaaaattcatgGTAGACATCGGCACAGGCTATTATGTTGAAAAGAGTGCAGACGCAGCAGTTTCATTTTACCAAAAGAAGGTGGATAAGCTTAATAAGGAATCGGTACAAATTCAAGATATCATAAAGGAAAAGACTCAGTATTCTATGTCCATCGAGCTTCAAATAAGACAGGCCGCTATCAAACAGCATGAGGCGATGAGtaaacagcaacagcaacaaaagaaggagGCTTCCGCAGCCTAGCGTATTCGCTTTCTACATCCATTTTATAAATCATCTGTAACTTTCTgatctatatatatgtgtgtgTGAAACGTAAAATCCTAATTATCGTCACTTCATGGTTTCCGAAAGGggagattgaaaaattttcaaggcGATgagctgaaaaaatttcagtaGCTTGCATTAGATAAATACCTTACCATGCATCAATAAAGACGTTCAAAAACAACGTAAGCTGAGGTAAAGAtggcaaagaagaaatctaaGAGTAGATCCAAAAGCTCTAGAAGAGTTTTGGATGCGTTGCAGCTCGCTGAGAGGGAGATTAATGGTGAGTTTGATGATTCCAGCAACAATGACAGAAGGCAAGATGCACGTCGTAATGGTACTGTTGTCAacttattgaaaatatcgAGGGGTGGTGCTGatagtgatgaagaagatgttGGCTCAGAGTCAtttgaagacgaagaacTAAACTCTGATGAAGCCTTGGGTTCTGACGATGACTATGACATTCTGAACTCTAAATTCTCACAAACCATCCGtgataaaaagaagggaAATGGCGAAtacgaagaagatgaggatAAAGGTGGATACACTTCTATTGATGAGGAAGACTTGATGTCATTGTCTCAGGTATGGGACATGGATAGCAAGGCCGTGCATAGTAACGCTAACGATGAGGAAGATCTTTCCCCTCAGTTAAGGTTGCAAAACAGTGACGTCAGTTCTGAATCAAGTAGTTCCGAAGAAAGTGAGTCTGAGTCTGAGGTGGAGGAGGATCCCTTCGACGAAAtttcagaagatgaagaagatgtgGAGTTGAACACAATTACTTCGAAACTGATCgatgaaacaaaatataaagGTCCAAGGAGACTAGATACATATGGTACAGGGGAAGCTAATGAGTATGTTTTGCCTTCTGTAAGTGCAACCAGTGGAATTTCGGGGAAATTAAGTCTCACAGATATGATGAATGCTGTTGATGACAGAAAAgtaattgaaaatgttaGTTTACTTAAGGGTAAATCATCCACGTACGACGTTCCGTTGCCACAACGTATCCAACAAAGACACGATCGTAAGGCTGCATATGAAATATCTAAACAAGAAGTAAGCAAATGGAATGACATTGTCCAACAAAATAGAAGGGCTGACCATTTAAGCTTCCCACTGAATAAACCCACTGAACATAATCAGGCCTCCGCTTTTAGTAGAACTCAAGATATTCCTCAAACAGAATTACAAGAGAAAGTAGATCAAGTTCTACAAGAGAGTAACTTGGTCAACCCAGAAAAGGACTCGACATTTGAAGACTTAAGTACTGCGAAAATGACACCTGAGGaaatgagaaaaaggaGAACCGAAATGAGGCTGATGAGAGAGCTAATGTttagagaagaaagaaaagctagaagattaaagaaaataaaatccaAGACATATcgtaaaatcaaaaagaaggaatTAATGAAGAATAGAGAAATGGCTGATATTTCTAGTGACGAGGATGACGAAGACCATGATATTGCTagagcaaaagaaagaatgacTTTGAAACACAAGACTAACTCTAAATGGGCCAAAGATATGATCAAACATGGCATGACAAATGATGCTGAAACTAGAGAGGAAATGGAGGAAATGTTAAGACAAGGTGAACGTCTAAAGGCGAAGATTTTGGACAGAAACCCTGACGATGAAAACGATGATCGTGTGCAAACCTTAAGCGATGTTGAAAATGAGGAGCAAGGAAACATAGACACTACAGAATTAAAGAGCAAGTTGGGTAAAACCGGCGTAATGAACATGGCCTTTATGAAGAATGCAGAAGCTAGAGAGAGGGATGCAAACGAAGAAAACTTACGTAGATTAAGGGCTGTTGAAAACGGGGGTGATATCGAACTCTTTGAAAGCGACAAAGAGGAGACAAATGGAGAAAATATCCAATTAAATAAGGGCAGAAGAATTTATACACCTGGTACTTCAGAATCtaataaagaaatggatGAATTAAACGCCCGTACCAGAAGAGAACATGGCGTTGATGAATCAAGAAATCTGGAAAATCGACTAAAGGCCAAGAATGGCAAGCAATCAAAACCTGCGAAGGTTAATGCAGAAGGTGCAATAATCGTAGAGGAATCTAGTGATGAAGAACCCGTCCAAGACAATCAGAAATCTCAGCAAGACGGCGAAGCAAATGGTGTCAACCCGTGGTTAGCTAATgaaagtgatgaagaaagtgCAATCAAAAAGCAATCTTCCAAAGTCAGCATTGTTGATAAAGATAGTTCTAAGAACGCTAAATCCATGAATAAAATGAACAAAGCAGAACTGAAACAGAAATCGAAGGCGAAAAAAGGTAAATCAaatgttgatgaagatcTTTTGTTAACAGCGGACGATTCCACAAGATTGAAGATAGTGGACCCCTATGGTGGTTCTGATGACGAACAGGGTGACAATGGATTCATGTtcaaacaacaaaatgTCATTGCTGAAGCATTTGCTGGGGACGACGTTCTAGCAGAATTccaagaggaaaaaaagcgAGTCattgacgatgaagatgataaagaaGTTGACACTACTCTGCCCGGTTGGGGTGAATGGGCTGGTGCGGGTGCCAAGTCAAAAAATAAGAGGCGTAAATTCGTCAAGAAAGTCAAAGGTGTGGTGAATAAAGACAAAAGAAAGGATAAGCATTTACAAAATGTGAttataaatgaaaaagtaaacaagaaaaatctgAAATACCAATCATCTGCAGTACCATTCCCATTCGAAAACAGAGAGCAATATGAAAGATCTTTGCGTATGCCAATAGGTCAGGAATGGACATCTAGAGCATCTCATCAAGAGCTTATTAAGCCAAGGGTTATGACTAAACCAGGTCAAGTCATTGATCCATTGAAGGCACCATTTAAATAATCATAATACTAGTAAAAAATGCATACAtatttcactttcttctcttttgtATCTATTTATTATGAATTGtgtaaaataataatattagaataataaaaaaaaatatcgtTTGAAGATTATGTGATGTATGTACACAATTGgctttttctgtttttttaATAAATTGAATGAGATGGATGATTGGTGTAGATGATTATAATATCACAAAGCTTCTAATCTatcatttatttcttgaGAAGTTAGTTTTCTGAATCTTGGACCTTTATCGGTTGGAATACCAGTGTAGCCTAGCAACTCAGGGTTTTCATCACCGATGATAGCCAATTCAATGGTGTCACCATTGAATTCACCCTCTACCGATTCCTTCAGCGTTAGTAAGGCGATATGAATAGCGTCTTCTAGTTCCAATTCATCATTCCACCTCTTCTCCAAGAAAGTCTTTGCAGCGACAGAACCTTTTCCTATGGCAGTCGCCTTCCAAGGGAAGTAAGAACCGGAAGGGTCCACTTGATATAAACTGAATCCATTAAATTCGTCATGACCAGCGATTAGTAGCGAAACACCAAAGGGTCTAACACCACCAGACTGTGTAGCCTCCTGCATTATTTTGGCGACTTCAGAAACCAATAACTTTGTAGGAGGATATTCTCCATAAATTCGTTTATAACTTGTATGTGCAACCTTTCTCGATTTATCCACTAGAACTCTGTAATCAGGACCCATACCAGAATATACCGCACCAATATCTGGTGTCAATAGGGATACTTTCGAGAGTGTTTCTGACATGGCCAATGGTGAGGAGGACTTCTTTTCTGTGGCAATTACTACACCATTGGTGGCCTTTATACCCAATGAAGTAACACCTTGTTTAACTGCAGTTAGTGCGTAATCAATTTGACCTAATTTACCACTGGGAGAGAAAGTggtcaatgaaaatgaatatCTGTCGGTCATAATTATAGAATTGTGTGATTGATGCTTTATGACTGCTTGCTATCGACTGAAAGGAAGAATCATGAATTGACATACCTTTTCCACTCTGGGTTCATAGTTCGGAGACTTTTTGCCACCTTAATATGACATTATCATTTTGTACGTCAAATACCAAAactgaatatatatgtaacAAATGATATGATGAATTAcctattattattattattattattattattattattattattattatatgATTTTCATTACTCTAATagtaaaataaataaagaataaagCCTCAAAGGTCATAATTGAAAAGGTTTGCTACTTCCTAGTACGGATCTCAATTCTCTGaccttttcaatatttgcatcattttcattagaTATAAAGCTTTCTTCCAGATAGTTCAGTATTTTGTTGAGGCCTTTTTGCTGAAACGAGTAAATTAGCCCATTCTGAAGGACTAACGAAGGAGCGTGTTCGTTTAAGTAAATAGTCTCAACCAAGTTATTGAACAGCAATGAAGGAGTGAAAGGGTTTAAAAAAGACTCGATCGAAATCAAGGTCTTCAGCTCATTTATGTCCAATTCAGGCGACTTCAAATAAGCTTTGAATCTGCAGTAGTTCTTTACTTTCTCCCTCAATTTCTGCTTCATTAGTTCGTCATTATCAATGCTGGGAGATAACAATCTGATGGAGTCTTGAAGATTGTTCAGCATTTGAAttaaaatttcctttttaacCTTAGTAGCCATTCCACCTACATTAAAACCCATTAGCTGATATGAATGGGCGATCTGATTGTACGTTGATAATAAATTTATGAAGCTTGTTTGGCTGGATAAGATATTGGCAAACTGTAGTGTATTCTCTGGGCTTTCATAATAGGTAATGTCTCTATTGAAACTGTCCAAAAATAATGTGAATGTGTAAAGATCCTTAGTCTTATGAGGTGTCCTTAATTCTTTTGGGGTCTTTTTGAATAGTTCTAAGGCACTTTTAATATCATTCTTATTAATCATATACTCGAGCTGGATATCAATTGCGGAAGATTCGCTAATTTTATCGCTAAACCTTGTAGAAAGGTTTTCATATTGTTTGAATTCACCAGATCTTATACATGATTTTAGTAAAAGTTCTAAGTTTAATACGGGTACGATGTTATTGTACCTCAGAATATCGATATAGTTGCCACCGTCAAACAACCTTTCGTATATCAGCTCAATAGCACTCTTGTTCTCAGCCTGAATGGCGATGCTCTTGAACTTTTCTGGGAAATCGCAGACCTTTATGAAATTTAGTAAAGATTCACAGTTTTTGATTAATTTCACCATCGAATCATTTCGTAAGTTGGGCACAAAAACTTTGGTAAACTTTGGATTATTGATCACCAATTTTGTCAGGTCTCTACCAGgaattttggaaatgatTAAAttcactatttttttcagttcaaTTGAATCAGGACATATATCTAGGCATTTATCGATGACTTGTCTGTTAATAGCCCTGTGAACGACCAGTTCTTTATACGTGTCATAATCAAAGCAATAGCCTTCTTTGCTTAGTTTGGTAAACTCCCTTATACCGCCCCTAGAAGAGTTTCTGATAAAAGAACCCAAGGACAATGGATAGGATTTGTCCCAGTCTCCAGGATGATTGAAGAAGTTCAGTAAATCTTGGCCATTAGCAGTGTCATCTAGGTTGACCATTTTCAAAGCCTGCGATACTGCGCCTGTTAACGAGTTTGGATCTAAATTTAATCTGTAAAAGTTTTGAATCAAAACCTTGAattgattttcaatttcgtCTCTAAAACTCAAGAGAACTTGATTGTCACCACTTTGCAGAATTGGATAAGTGTCGAAGTCAAACAATTTTGTTATCAAAACGGCATGGATCTCTAAAATGTATGGAAAATCCTTTATTGTCTTTGGAACTTTAACAAAATTGTTAAAGCATGAAATCAACCCATTATAGCTGACCATTCCACAATTTTCTAGATTGAAATCTTTCACGAAGctcttgaaaaacttcgcatgaaatattttgccTAGTAGTGATTGCGattgaaaattatcaaCTATAATATTTAAAAATTGGAATTTGCCGAGAGAATCGCCCCTCGTAATGAAGTCAGCGTGCGATTCAATAAATCTCATAAGATAGTCTTCTCCGCATTGAATTTCTCGTAGATAATTGAAGACAAATGGATAAATGCCGATGTCGAAggagaaatttttgacaATGGATTCCTCTAATATTTTCATAATCATCTCATTATCCTTCAATTGCAAAGAATAATCTAGTAAAGATGTAATAATGGATTCGGCCCCTATTGGATACAATAAATAGTCTGACaatttttgcttcttcaacGGAGACAGATTCCTCTCCATGggaaaaatataatcaTAAATCTTCTTAGTCAAGTTCCAATCTTGGAAACTATTTGCCATAAACACCAAATAAAACTCATACGAGAACTCAGGTATCCAATCCAATTTATGGAATTTGAACCAAATTTCATAAGCTTTAGAAGAGTCTACTTTACTCATTGATATTAAGAAATTCGACAATAACAGCGAAATGTTTGAGGCTAACCcatttgaattttgaatcCTGGACACCAAATCGTCCAGAAGATTGGTCGCTAGCTCAACTTCACCAGTCTCAATGAAACTGGAAAGGATTACGCTATAAACTTCGAATTGGTCATCGAGTAGACCTTGTTTTGAACCAAGGGAGGATAAAGATAGTCTAAAATCTTCATATAGTTCTTTGATGGCAAATTTGTCATTTGTTGATTTGGCGTACGAAAAGCATGCAATAAAGTAAAACGAATCCTTAACGAAGGCCGGAGAGGACTTGATGACTTGTTGAGCTTTTGATAGTGTGACATGGCCCGGATAAATGTTCATCGCTAAAAGATTGTAGTCCAGAAcatctttggaaaagttGCGGAACTTGACTACACTTTTCTGCTTGGGGTCATTAGTGGTGGTGTTGAACAATTCAATGGCAATTTTGTAAAAGTCATTGCCGTTTGGATTTTTGAACTGGTAGGCCAAAATAGaacctttgaaaagagataaTAATACAATGTTATAAATTTCATCGGGGGGTTTCAGTCTATTGTTGATCATATCTTGATAACACGTTAACAACTCGTACATTTTGTTGTCtaaatcattattatccAGTGGTCTCTTACAAAGAGAATCTAAAACTTTTGTGAAAATTTCTAGTGGTGGAACTATgtcgtttctttttaatGATTGGTACAAAGAATTGATCTTattgtaatttttttgttcataACAACAGTTGATTTCATCGATATGGGTCTGCATATACGTAGACTTATTTAAACATGGTTCTGCGTCCTCCTTCCAAACCGGAgtattttcatcttgaagaaggttATACTCTTGTTGTTGTACTGATGGTTGTGATGATTTCAATTGAAAGTCCTGAAAATTCCTAGTATTGAAGCTTAAAGGGTCGTACTGGTTCGCCGAGAAGGTTGGACCAGTGGAGTAGTATCTATGCTGAGTGTTGCTATTATTAGTGTTACCCCCGTTTGGCTGCTGCTTCAGCGATCGAAGAGAAACGTTTTGGTTGTACAGTAGTTCCTCGTGCGTTAGAGGGTTggtgttgttgttgttgttgttgttgttgtttatGCAAGAATCCAAGTCGTGCAGGTGTAAAACATCATCCACGTTGTTATAATTCACATTCGCTACTACGACTGGATGGGGATGCAGATGGGATGCATGAAGTACAGGATCCGAATTTACCAACCCTTGGTTTTGCCTTAAATACTGGTAGGAACTATCGAAAAAGGAGGTTGCggttttcttttgagcGGCAGAACGATGATAGCCTTTAGAGTATATGAACGATTTAAAAGCCATTTTCGGTTGTATATGCTTATTTTTCTATTCTATGTGTTCCTTTTCTATAATTATGGATGGAAGGATCTTTTTATGCGAAACTAGCTGACTCGGTGATTGTCTATctgtggaaaaaaaagctttttCTATAACGTAGTGTTTAactgaggaagaaaatgtgCCACCTTGAAGCTACTGCGTTTTTTGCAgtgtttttttccttggGTTTTGAGTTTGATGTTAGTAAAACCACgcagattttttttgctttcttaTAACGTAGTAAATAAATTTGCTATTCTGTTATGTTATGTGGAAAAATTCTCACGGATCAATTTTATAAAGCATACAACGGTGAGTAAGAGTGAAATGGACAAACGAGAATCGACTTAATCCGTGGATTTGTAATTGACGTGTGTATGATTCGAGGAAGCGTTAGCATTTCCTTTGTCATGGGGGCAAGTGTAAGGCACACCGAGTCTCGGCCCCGAGTGTCCGGCCAATAAGAACGCGCGCAATCGGAACTCCCCCACTCTTTGTGCGCTCTCGCGTTTCATTGGTCTGCCGGGGGGTCTTCAGCGGTTAAAACCGGACCCGGCCGGAAATAATGCCCTTGCTTGTTATAGCCGTTAAAAGCTCCATAAACGTATTAGAATGTCCACACTCGCAGCTCCTGTAAGGGTCTTCGGCTAGTTACAATGGCAAATGAAGAAACTCGAGCCATACATGGCCAGGTCAATATAATCATGGTATCTGCTGTCAACGCTAATAATTTTGCTGAGCTTTGAGGGCAGTTTTCACCTTGCTATCTGGGTCGTATCGTTACCAACAGTGAATATTGCCGTGTAATCTTTTATATAGTTCTGATGAATACCATGTGGCATATACTGATGCTGCGCTCTTAGCTCAAAGTTGTCTTCTCCTTAAGTAGCATATTTTATGCCAAccccaatttttttgccgCCGAAAGGTCAACGTCGATTGTCACGTGGTGCACGGCAGCTTACCTGCTTCGTTGTGTCTGCAGTTGAACTCTCATCGCGCGccacagcagcagcaggGGTTGTGAGTATTGCTTCCGTTCTGCCGGTTTACCGCGCTTTGGCTCATATCTTCTGCAGGCTTTAAAGTGGTGATTCTTGCAAGTCGAGATACTCCAAACACGTTTTAAAATAGGGTCAGGCAGGAACTCATGGGGCAAGATTGTGTGAATAATCCACGTagtatttgaatttgcAGTCGATTTTTATCACCCCTTTTGGCGCTGTGGAGAAGGCTCTTGAtttacattttttcccCTTCTTTGGCGGTTCGATCTCGGAGCGAAGTTTTATTACGTTTCTAGGCcattgtttgatttttgctGCTTTAATTTTCctggtttcttttttttcgcatGTGgcaattttcaatattacTGAGATGCCTTAGAAGAAAACCTAATAAACAGATGATTATAGCGCAGGTAAAAAGTTTCATCAGGATTGCCACTACTAGCAAATAAGACAGCATGGAGCGGTCTGGCTTGTTTCTGCAGGATCTTCCACCTGAAATCCTGATaaacattttttctcaCTTGGATGAAAAGGATTTGCTCACCTTACAAGAACTTTCCGTCCATTTCCGGAACCTAATTCATGATGAAGAGCTCTGGAAGAACCTGTTTAGGTCAAGGATTCATACTACTCATTTCCCTACACTTTCTCAGTCCACGAAGTTCAGTGTGGAGTATATTGAAAGAACCCGTGGCCTTCACCGCTGGAAGCATAACAAGGCCGTGAGAACCAAATACACTATAACGCCGACAAGGAACTGGGACCAGCCCAGTATAGAACGTATAGTGTTTGATTATCCGCGAGTGGCTTCTTATAATGATGGTACCATTACGATCCTGCAGTTACAAAACCACAAGAGACAGAAGAAGTTCAAGAAACTTATTTATATTCCATGTACGACTCCACAGGGTTGCTCTACTATGGACTTTAATATTAATGCTGCCGTATTTGGTAGGTTCGACGGCAGAGTATTTGGAAAATTGTTAAGTAACAAATCTTACTTGACGCCTGTGATGGAATTTAACGGAAGACACAGTGCGGGTGTTACTGCCATTTGTAATTCGGAATCCTGGGACACGTCAAGAGAGGACTGGTGTGTGAGCGGTTCTGAGAATGGGGAGATTATTTGGTGGTGTGAAAGCAAGCTTGTCAAGATGTGGAAAGTCTCCAACAGGGTTATTTGGAAGCtggcttttttcaaagattggaCTTTAATTAtggatgatgaaaaactgTATATTATCTATCAAATGCAGGAACTGCATAGCATAGATATTCCTAGGGATGCCGACGAACAATCGATAAGAGTACAATTCTTCAAGATGGATTTTGGTTCCATGAATTTGGTCCTTGCTGATTTGAATGATGTTTATACAATATCGGTCAATCCCAACGGCAATTTTGGTAATTTGAGGAAACTAGAAATTCCGGAAAAGATATGTGCTATCGAGATAGATGAAAAGACTTCGCAAAGGGAGCAAAACTGGCAGTTTGCAGGTGATGACGGTTGCTACATCAGTGTTTTGACAACACAGAACACACTTTACATGATCAATATAAGAGATCTTTCCACGGCGGGTTTGAAAGTCCAATGTAAGATAAGATTTGACGAACAAGTTTATGTAACGCAGGTGACAAATTTAATTGTCGTGGCAGCATTGTCAaatgttcttcaaatattgAATGCGATGACAGGTGAGTTGATTAAGTCTGTATTAAAGACGGACAAGTTTCccgaatttttgaaagtatcGCAAGATAAAATCATTATGGGAAGCAGTAACGTTTTGAATTATTTAATGTTTGTTTCAGGtgattcaaagaaacaCCATCATTCCACTAAAGGTAAAAATGCAATAAGCAATAAATGGAATGAAACTTTGAACACGGAGTTGCAATATTACGACGAAGATGAGGACCTAAGAAGGAGGAGACAATCAGAAATATCAAGATTAATCAACGCCTACGGCGgagatttggaaatttcaGGCGATaccgatgaagaaaacgacATTCAGTTGAGAATCGCGCTCTTAGAATCGCAGGAGGCACAAGTACGAAGTGAGGCGGAATCGGGAGCGCATGCCGAggataatgaagaagaacaattACGGCGAGCATTGGAAGAATCTCAACGTATACACGAGGCACAAGTGAGCAGGTTGACTAATCAAACTGATACTGCCGATGACGAAatagaagaagttgaagatgACCAAGAATTTCTCAGAGCCATCGAACAATCAAGACTGGAAGATGACAGGAGGAGGCAACTCAGAAACAATAATACAGGTCGACGAAATGGACCTCTGTGCGATGAAACTTTCGCTACAGATAGTGCCGATTCTTCTGAGCAAGTCTCAACTGAGAACACCATTGGTAGTGATGCTGGTGTCAATGCCGGTAATAATGTTGACGATGACCTGCAATTGGCAATTGCGTTGTCTTTGAGTGAAATCGACTGAGAACATAGATTGTTGGATGAGGATatgttaatttttttttttttactttatagattttgaaatattcgacttttttttgttctttttatttttttttttattatttttatttttgaagatcGAAATTTacttatttctttattattatcagcatgaatatatatctaAATATCATATTATGTATTTACacgcgaaaaaaaaatactagcCGTAATACTTGAttagaaaacaaaaacctTATCGCTTCCATTACCTTTGTGGAATCCGTTACTCCAGCCCAACTCCTTTGCATAACTCAGAACCAATTCGTTCATCTTGGGAGGTCCGCAAATCAATAAACGGTGATCCTCCGCCTGTTTGGgcagatattttttcatttcctctAGAGTCACGTAACCTATGTCACCGTTCCATTTGCCATTTGGCCTATGAACCACGTAATGAACTTTGAAATGCGGATACTCATTAGCCATGTGGTCTAACTGCGATTTCATGAGAATGTCATTCTCTGTTTCGTTTGCATAAATTAAGGAAATATGTGTTAGATCCTCGGGCGATGGTATAATTTCTTGTAGAACTTGCAATACGGGGGTAATACCAGAACCACCTGCGATTATGCCCAATTCTGTCGCAGTATCTTGTTCATATTCCAGTTCGCCTAAGGGCCCCTTAAATTCTACGCACTGGCCAATTTTTAGTTTGTCAAAGTATTTGGAAACAACACCGTGTTTGTATGTCTTGACTACTAGTTCCAGGTGACCCTCTGTGTTAGGGACATTTACCGGTGTATAATATCTCACTAGTCGCTCCCCATTTATTGTGACTCTTACTGCC
The window above is part of the Saccharomyces kudriavzevii IFO 1802 strain IFO1802 genome assembly, chromosome: 13 genome. Proteins encoded here:
- the PRE8 gene encoding proteasome core particle subunit alpha 2 (similar to Saccharomyces cerevisiae PRE8 (YML092C); ancestral locus Anc_8.871), with the protein product MTDRYSFSLTTFSPSGKLGQIDYALTAVKQGVTSLGIKATNGVVIATEKKSSSPLAMSETLSKVSLLTPDIGAVYSGMGPDYRVLVDKSRKVAHTSYKRIYGEYPPTKLLVSEVAKIMQEATQSGGVRPFGVSLLIAGHDEFNGFSLYQVDPSGSYFPWKATAIGKGSVAAKTFLEKRWNDELELEDAIHIALLTLKESVEGEFNGDTIELAIIGDENPELLGYTGIPTDKGPRFRKLTSQEINDRLEAL
- the RPM2 gene encoding ribonuclease P (similar to Saccharomyces cerevisiae RPM2 (YML091C); ancestral locus Anc_8.865) encodes the protein MAFKSFIYSKGYHRSAAQKKTATSFFDSSYQYLRQNQGLVNSDPVLHASHLHPHPVVVANVNYNNVDDVLHLHDLDSCINNNNNNNNNTNPLTHEELLYNQNVSLRSLKQQPNGGNTNNSNTQHRYYSTGPTFSANQYDPLSFNTRNFQDFQLKSSQPSVQQQEYNLLQDENTPVWKEDAEPCLNKSTYMQTHIDEINCCYEQKNYNKINSLYQSLKRNDIVPPLEIFTKVLDSLCKRPLDNNDLDNKMYELLTCYQDMINNRLKPPDEIYNIVLLSLFKGSILAYQFKNPNGNDFYKIAIELFNTTTNDPKQKSVVKFRNFSKDVLDYNLLAMNIYPGHVTLSKAQQVIKSSPAFVKDSFYFIACFSYAKSTNDKFAIKELYEDFRLSLSSLGSKQGLLDDQFEVYSVILSSFIETGEVELATNLLDDLVSRIQNSNGLASNISLLLSNFLISMSKVDSSKAYEIWFKFHKLDWIPEFSYEFYLVFMANSFQDWNLTKKIYDYIFPMERNLSPLKKQKLSDYLLYPIGAESIITSLLDYSLQLKDNEMIMKILEESIVKNFSFDIGIYPFVFNYLREIQCGEDYLMRFIESHADFITRGDSLGKFQFLNIIVDNFQSQSLLGKIFHAKFFKSFVKDFNLENCGMVSYNGLISCFNNFVKVPKTIKDFPYILEIHAVLITKLFDFDTYPILQSGDNQVLLSFRDEIENQFKVLIQNFYRLNLDPNSLTGAVSQALKMVNLDDTANGQDLLNFFNHPGDWDKSYPLSLGSFIRNSSRGGIREFTKLSKEGYCFDYDTYKELVVHRAINRQVIDKCLDICPDSIELKKIVNLIISKIPGRDLTKLVINNPKFTKVFVPNLRNDSMVKLIKNCESLLNFIKVCDFPEKFKSIAIQAENKSAIELIYERLFDGGNYIDILRYNNIVPVLNLELLLKSCIRSGEFKQYENLSTRFSDKISESSAIDIQLEYMINKNDIKSALELFKKTPKELRTPHKTKDLYTFTLFLDSFNRDITYYESPENTLQFANILSSQTSFINLLSTYNQIAHSYQLMGFNVGGMATKVKKEILIQMLNNLQDSIRLLSPSIDNDELMKQKLREKVKNYCRFKAYLKSPELDINELKTLISIESFLNPFTPSLLFNNLVETIYLNEHAPSLVLQNGLIYSFQQKGLNKILNYLEESFISNENDANIEKVRELRSVLGSSKPFQL
- the UTP14 gene encoding Utp14p (similar to Saccharomyces cerevisiae UTP14 (YML093W); ancestral locus Anc_8.872), with the protein product MAKKKSKSRSKSSRRVLDALQLAEREINGEFDDSSNNDRRQDARRNGTVVNLLKISRGGADSDEEDVGSESFEDEELNSDEALGSDDDYDILNSKFSQTIRDKKKGNGEYEEDEDKGGYTSIDEEDLMSLSQVWDMDSKAVHSNANDEEDLSPQLRLQNSDVSSESSSSEESESESEVEEDPFDEISEDEEDVELNTITSKLIDETKYKGPRRLDTYGTGEANEYVLPSVSATSGISGKLSLTDMMNAVDDRKVIENVSLLKGKSSTYDVPLPQRIQQRHDRKAAYEISKQEVSKWNDIVQQNRRADHLSFPLNKPTEHNQASAFSRTQDIPQTELQEKVDQVLQESNLVNPEKDSTFEDLSTAKMTPEEMRKRRTEMRLMRELMFREERKARRLKKIKSKTYRKIKKKELMKNREMADISSDEDDEDHDIARAKERMTLKHKTNSKWAKDMIKHGMTNDAETREEMEEMLRQGERLKAKILDRNPDDENDDRVQTLSDVENEEQGNIDTTELKSKLGKTGVMNMAFMKNAEARERDANEENLRRLRAVENGGDIELFESDKEETNGENIQLNKGRRIYTPGTSESNKEMDELNARTRREHGVDESRNLENRLKAKNGKQSKPAKVNAEGAIIVEESSDEEPVQDNQKSQQDGEANGVNPWLANESDEESAIKKQSSKVSIVDKDSSKNAKSMNKMNKAELKQKSKAKKGKSNVDEDLLLTADDSTRLKIVDPYGGSDDEQGDNGFMFKQQNVIAEAFAGDDVLAEFQEEKKRVIDDEDDKEVDTTLPGWGEWAGAGAKSKNKRRKFVKKVKGVVNKDKRKDKHLQNVIINEKVNKKNLKYQSSAVPFPFENREQYERSLRMPIGQEWTSRASHQELIKPRVMTKPGQVIDPLKAPFK
- the GIM5 gene encoding Gim5p (similar to Saccharomyces cerevisiae GIM5 (YML094W); ancestral locus Anc_8.873), which produces MSSQKIDLTKLNPEQLNAVKQQFDQELQHFTQSLQALTMAKSKFTECMDDIKTVSKAENEGQKLLIPASASLYIPGKIVDNKKFMVDIGTGYYVEKSADAAVSFYQKKVDKLNKESVQIQDIIKEKTQYSMSIELQIRQAAIKQHEAMSKQQQQQKKEASAA